The genomic stretch GCAAGATCGGTTTTTGTAAGCTCCATGTCTTTTGGGCTTACACCAAGCCCAATACCACGCACACGTCCATGGCCTTCCTCGCCACAAGCTTCTCTATAGATATTGTCCTCTTCATCACTATTATCTCTCAACTCTGGAGGCAACTCACTCTGCTTTTGCTTTATTTTGGCCtacaaatcaatttaaaaaccaAGTTATTCAAAAGGCCAAGTGTTAACACAACAATAATCAAGatttagcatatatatatatatatactaaccATAACAATTCCAGATCTCTCATCTGTAGGTTGGttagttcccttttttttatgcGTGGTTAAAAATACTTTTACCCTGCCTGGCCATTTCCCAGTGGGATGCTCCTTACTCTAAACAAACATACATGATTATTAGAACAAAGCCAAATTCAAAAgaacattttaaaatttctaatgTTCATACATGTGCATAAAAACATACCAGCTTCTCTCCCACTCTTGCATAACTCATCCTCCCAGAACTATGATTCATAACTTGGAGTTTTCTgttatctttgtttttttcactAATTGCCTACCATATTAGGAAACATCATTAAAATTGGTCAACCCACAATCACATTAGAATATCAACTTTGattgaagaagaataaaatattaCCTTCTTTTTCGCAGATGTCCATATTGCTACAAGATCACGCCACTGATCTGCTGGGACCCTATCATCTGGTTGAGAATTTTCAAGACACCCATATTTCTTaattgtttctttcttcaattcttttttgAACGCCCGCCATATGCCACTAATTTGTTGGCGTACATGTTTCTGACATTGAATTGGTATTTCATATTTATACTACAATATAGCAAAATATTAGACATTAaagaccaacaaaaaaaaaaaaccacaataCACTATCACATTAAATGTTGgattataaattaattaatgcGATAAAACTATACCTGGATATGGTTCCAAAGTTGTTCCTTATAGTGTTCTGGAACATATCTCCAATCTTCATAGTTAAGTGGCATCATTTTTTGGCTCCTAATCAAAGTGCCCAAATATGTACTAAATTGGGCAGCTTCATCACCAATTAACTGATTTAGGTGATTTGCTCTTAACTTCACTGGTTGGCCATGAGGAATTGCCATTGTTTTGACACTTTTACTTggccctcttttcttcttggtatCTACATGCAACGATTagataatattatttattaatgtaGTATTGTGAATTTACTAACTATAAGTTAAAAAGTAAAGAGTTATACTtcttgaagaagatgattcagtGACACTAGTACCCTCTGTAGGTGGGGTTATATCCTCCATTATCTAAAACCTGTAtacaaacaataaaataaaatgaaagtaaGTAAATCTATTTGCAAAATgtgaactttaaaaaaaaaaataagtgcaATATTTGCATAACAAACTACTTATCAATCAAAATAAGTATTAAGGCAATCAACAAATacataatcatttttttctaataacGCTGATGTAAGGTAGCTCACCTAAACTTTGAAACCTGAAAAACCTCAATTGATCTCTGTGTTCTTAGGATGAATATGAGCTTTAGTTTGTAAGATCCTATGGGGCTTCAAGCTGACAGAACAAGACCCAGAAGAGGAAGGGGAGAAATCCAAAAATAAGGTGGACCCCCCCAGACATTGCATCCCATCCCCATATTCTGTTTGTCTAGCCAATCACTTCTTAATACTTAGGGATTGGCAAAAGCGTAAAGTGAGGGGATCTGAATTATCCACTGTTTTGGAGCAGCCATGATCGAAAATATATGAGAAGAAGAGATCGAGTAGTTCTTTCCGGGTGTGATCTACAACTGACTGAGATCTCGCTTTGCTTTGGAGCTTCTTCTGAGCTTCCGATCTACTGATAATGAACATCTAGATCCAACATTCGATCTTCACTGCGGATTTGTCGGCGCcaaggaaaggagagaaaggtaagttgcaggttcggttgttccagcagcaaggaagaagaagagaagaagagaaaaagaagaagaagaagaagaagaagaagaagaagaagaagaagtgcagATCTGAGtagatccgagcagatccgagcagatctgaAGTTCTCACGGCGTCCGAAGGGTGAGGGAGATTTCTCAGTTTCGTTTTGATTTCGAGAGGGGAAGATCTGTTGAATAACCAAGGAAGGGGACTGAACTAGAAATCTGGGGAGACGATGGCGTTTTTGAATGTGGTAGATGATGGGTAAAGTTATCAGGGAATAAGATTATCATCTTATTCAGAAGTCATCCAATTTCAAAGTCGGGTCAGCCAAGAGAAATTGATATACAAGAAAATATCaggaaaaaagggaggagaaatcATACCTGTCTTCAGTACCAGGGCGGAGTGTGGAGGAGTCCTCTTTTCCCTCTGAGCAAGAGCAGGGTTTCctgctaaaaaataaaaaactaaattgCAGAaactgaagatgaagatgaagaagtagaaagagaagaaaagagaagaatcatTATACCTATACTCCTCTACTGAAGAGCAGGTGTGTGACCTTCCCTCCATCTCTAACACAGTCCTTGAAAAGGGTTCTCAGAGGGTGTATTCGCAAGATCAAGAGCGATGCTAGCAATTAGGTGTATTCACAGAATAGATTGAGAGCGATCGATTAGGGTATAAGTGAGAGAAACTCACGATCACAACTCTAGTGTTTTTTTGTGGGAACccgccctcttcttctctttctctgtttttcgTTTTTTGTTCTGGGTAGAGTATTAGCGGGAACAATTGGGAGGGAaaatgaaaagtttttttttttttttggtagagggaAAATGAAAAGTAGATGAAGGAATGTACACAATACACATACTGCAGGGACCTAATCCCTCCTTTAATTTAACCATAAACTTTTAAaagcattattattattagttttattttaaataaaaccaTTACTAAtcaaagaaaagtaaaacattaAGTGATTATAAAAGTACAAAACATCCCCATTCCAATCCCCTATTAACTGccactaagcccgattagttaaatgggcagacagggtgcagcctttgaaaggcttcaagcccgattaagcctgaTCAAGACAGGACCGGCCCGACCGTTGACACCGCTACCGATATTGATATGGATTTGTCTAATGCATCCTTCTATTGATGGCAATTGTTACGATATCGAGAGTGATTAGGTTCTCGTACGAGATTTGTCTAATGCATCCTTCTATCTTATTgtgaaaaattgaaaacattttttaagTGGATACTATGGCGGatggttgctgtgctagtctccccgatgATTAGACGAAGTGCAAGTAATTAAGCTAgcccttggttaacaaaaaaaaaaaagccatataTTATGGAAAATTTTTAGCCGTTGTAATTGGTAACCAAATATTACATAAATATTTTAGCAGATATAATTGGTTAACCTGATACTTCGATAATTTTTACCTCTCTTATTTTGgttaccatatatatactatgATAATTTTTACCTGTGTTATCTTGGATTGAATCATTTAGAGCTGATTCAGACTTCAACTTGAATCAGTCTGATCTAATTGGAACTTGGGTATTTTGTGGTGACAACTAAATTATTGGTTCAGGAATTGGGGATCAGCTCATGAAACTgtacaattcaaggaattgatTCAGAACTGATTCCAATTCCAGTAGTATGGTTAGATATGGTGGAAATTGGGATCGTTGTCTATCGATTCCGATCTGAATCGACTGATTCATCAATCAGCTTACCCAATTTTAGAAACTCCAGTGTCAAAAAGTCAGTTCAGTTTGATTTATGTCGGGTTGAATCAATTTTAGTATGGAATGAATGAATTTAACAGTTAAGGAACTTTAGTTCTTAATTGGTCAGTGTTAATAcaatgttttaaaaattgggGATTGGTCTCAACCAATATTAAGACATACTCGTCGGTCTCAATCTAGATAGGACCgatttaccttttattttttaagaaaacaattttttggaccattttaaaCTTATACCTTACAATTATACGAGGGTCCTCATTGGCCGACAATGATAGGACCATATAATTGTAGTGGGACTACGAACAATTAAAAACATTAGGTTAAAACCACTTAATATAAAGGGGGGATCAAATAGCACTGATATCATGTCAATTGGAGTTTCCGGTGAAAAGATTATATTTCAAGGGTTATCATTGGTCGATCACGAAATTGTGAGTAAAACCTTGAAAAATCCAataatgaattattattattacactAAGAGATATAATATAGCATGTTGGATaactataaaataataaacatgtCTTTTTATAACGGCGGCTATAGACAATATCAATAGCCACGGTTCTGTAGAACCGTGATTAGTGTTATACATATAGCCGCGGTTTACAACAAACGTGACtattgatggttctatagccACGGTTTGTTTAAACCGTGGTTAATGGTGTACAAATTGTCATGCTTTGTAAAAACTGCGGCAATAGAGCGGATTTAGCCACGGTCTACGGCAACCGCGGCCATAGACCCCCGCCCAAGTGCGGTATTTGACCACTTTTTTTGTAGTGTGTGGTGGCAATGAGAAACTAGACACACCTTACTTTGGAAGTGATATAGATGTATTCAGGCACATGTGGAAGTATTAACAATGTATCATGACGATATTCAATGCTTGGAAGCATGTGAAAGCTTTAGGTGTAGTGTGTGTGGAATTTGAAAATTGACTTTTCAGATTCACACAGAGGCAATAACTTTAGAGCTATTTTCAGAAGGCTTAATGGAAGAGCTGGGCAAAGATAATTACATAAGAAACATAGGTTATCAAGTCGTCTTTCCAATGCGACCAGAATCACATCATTTAGATGTTAGATGAAAAAGATATGATGATTTTCGTATGATTGCACAAAAATGGAGCTAATCTAAACAATTTTGGTAATTATATTGTTTACGTCACATGGCACAAGTTCCACAGGCCTTGCAGGCATGAATGGCAACATACACGTATTGGCAGCATCAAGGACCACATAGTTGTATCTTATATGCATGAGCATGGGTAAACATGATGTAATGTGATGTCGCAAGAAATTAATGATGAAATTGGTGGCAGCATGAGGTTCAAATTATTCACGGCCCTTAGGCTATGACATTGTTTGTCTCAGGTGCAAGCATAGCTTCAATGTAATGGTGAGAGTTGGcaaaatgatgaggtggcaTAGTTGCTTAGATGGCATCTCCAATGCAAGTGTATTGATTAATGTGGCTAAGTCAAGTTTATATTTGTGACACTTAGGGCACGGCACAAGGGCCATGCGGCAATGCCAATGACTCATCTAGGCACTATTGATGCAAATGGCACACGGCCATGGGCCATGCAAGGCACCAACTGGGCGTGGCGAAGGCCAATGGCCATGGGATCTATTATCATGTTTGGACGCATCGGGAGAGGCCAAGGCTTGAGAGCCTTGTGTATGGAGAGATGCCATGAGGTCTCGACTAAGGGTCAagaattggttttgatttcaaaatatgATCAAGTGTTGGAGTGGGACCTATGGCCTCAAAGAGGGTTCCTGCAACATGTTTTTCATATGAAAAATATCGATTCCAGAATGTATTTATCGGCTGGATCGGCATTAAGTGTGTGAGATTCGGAATTCAAGGTTCACAACAAGGCGGACATCATATTTTTGTCGAAACATCTCTCGACATTCTTGGAGTAAGGCTGGAAACCACTGCCCCTTGGACCTCGCAAATGTGGAAGCCTCATGCACCGAGTACACCCCTTGCACTCAGCTTGTCATTGGGTCAGTGTATGGAGATTTGGTGTGCGGTGCTACACTGAATCACTTAAGTGAATCTATTTTATCATGTGCTGAATTCAAGTTTTAAAGATTTCATTTAAAATGATCTTATttgatataaaatataaaaagatgAAGATTTTGTTTGTTATGATCTTGTGAATCCCACCTTTTTTAAAGGTCATCCAACAACTAACATGAGATATGCCAACTCAATATGCTTCTCGGACAACTAATGAAGTGTCATGTGTATCACAAGTGCATCATATTTATAGGAATACCCCTATATATGGGATTGAACATAACTTGGCTATTTTAGGGCCAAATAGATGATTCAAGATGGCTATTTCTCACAACAACGTGAAGAACACATTGGGAGTGAAAATGAGAGATGAGTCCACCTCCTCAACCCGAATTTTTAAAGTGAAGCTAAGTCTATGCATTAGGGCTATTGGAGATAGCAATGAATCATTTCAACTTGTTTCTTTGGGTGTATTGAAGCTATATTGAATTCCAAAGAGGGATTGTGAAGTCTAATGAATATTAGAAGAGGTTCTTGCCAAGGAAGGGAAGAAAGTTGAAAGTGAAACAGTTGGTACTTGTGTAAAGAAGTTGTGTGCGGTATCCCAATATTGAAGCAACTCATTTCTTGGTTGAGAATTGGTATTGATAGTAGGTTTGCCCAAGTGACTTGCTCACTTAAGTAAAGTTTCTCAGTCACCATTTGTTTTAGGCTATTGCAAGTTGAATAGAGTCGTATGCATAGCCATAGATTATAATTGTGTTTGGGTTTTGAATTATCATTTGAAATTTCCTATATGAGACTAATGAGTGAGTGCTCATAAGGTAATTTGTTGAAATGCCTAGTACTGTCTAGTGATCCACAGTTGCAGCTGTGTGTGGTGGGTTATAACCCCAATTTCGCATTATCAAAAACCAAACTAAGAGTAGTGTATCGAACATTATACAAAACCCCGTGAGGGTATTGCTCCATAGAGTAAGCACGTTGTCGACCCACATAAAATCTTTTTGTGTTTGATTGGTTGCATTTTACTTTGGATAGAAGTGATATGCTTGTATTTTTCAGAGTGGGTGTGCAATCTTGGTAGGCCTGGCCAATTTTAATTGAAGGTGggagtaagggtgttaatcggttcggtttcggtttaggTTTAAACGGTGTGGAtcgattcggttcacatttatttgactaaaaccataaccgcaccatttactaaacggttccactttctaaaaccgtgaccgtttagtaaacgatttcggtttctacggtttctaaacggtgtcggtttcacagttttaaacggtttcgattttggtttattccatacggtttgtaaaacggttcacaatcggtttgatataacttgcaaccatctctaagctgaagatcataagcttatcaaaaaataattggcaaccacaaataagagattctatattagcgatggtatgtcttaatttgataatctagtgctatttctttgcatggtcattctcaaacatttagaactaatatcatacaacatccaaatccagtcttctacagcataaaatattaaaataacaGGTGATTCAGTCAAAataccccatctatgataacataataacatagtaagatatatggattacaagttcatgatctaaagcctaaacttgaattgaattgcaataaatcataccaaagtaggatggacacttaatttaattgttaattgttgtATGGATTACTGCcgcttctttatttaattgttatacggattaatcggatcggtttaaacggttttaaatggtttggtttaaacggtttcaattcggtttgaaaccaacgagTTCCGCGGTTAAAACTGACCCGACTCGTTTAGCTAATttgcctgaaacttgaaaccataaacgcaccatttactaaacggtttcaGTGTAAACGGGTCGGTTCAGTTTCGGTAATGGTTTCGGTtataaattcacatccttaggtgGGAGTGTATATGAGCTGCAATTGGTAAAATTGGGATTGCCTTAGCTAGCGGTGTTTGTCTACGTGCCAGTCAACAATACCATCAGTGCCAAGACATTGCCAATAGTTGTGGTTGTTAGCATCGAGATTGCAAAGGAGTTCTTGGGTGTGCCAATTATGATCAATAGTGCTAGTGTAGTAGGTTCATGTGAGTATCAACGTATTGGGGAGTGAGTTTGTGCCAGGTGTGAGTGTTGTCACTATTAGGTTAGCCAAGGGGAGTGTTGGATAGCATGTTGAGAAAATTTGAACACCCTTATTCACCCCTTCTCAGTGTTAGTCTGGGATCATCAAGGTTGGGGGTGATGAATCTTGTACTGCTGGGATTTTAATGTGGTTCTCTCTCTGCTCATGAAAAATTCCAATGGGCTTCATGTAGATGATATTCTctaaatgattttatttattgtcTAATTTCTCCAAATGTGTCTGGCCTTGTTTAAATTTACTTGGATAAATCAAGAATGCTCTTGAATCTCTTACAAACTTCATCGTGTTCTTGTCAATAATAGATGCCTTTCTTTATTCCCTGCTTTTCATAATAATTTTGAACCTCTGGGTATTTTTGACCATAGTCTAGCCATAATCACTATTGATCTTTGTATTTCCTTTCACCCAAGgccattcaattttttttctttttgtgagcTACTTATTCATAATGACTTTTCCCTCTTGTTTCTCAAGCTTAGAATGATTCTTCTGTTAGGGATAGATCTTGCCCTCTTATCaactttgttaaaaaaatatttaattatcaTATGTCTGAGTATATTTAGTCTTCTGGTAAAGGTGGTCATGCACCATTCTTTAGTTTGATAATTGTTATCATGATGGTATGTTGATTTCAAAATATAGTGAGAGAATTAGGTATGATATTGGTTTAGATTGGCTTACGAATGTATCTTCCATTTTAAGGGATGATACATGGATTTGTGGCCTTATAAGTTTCCTTTCTCTCATGTAAGTTTGGAGTAAGCTACCTAGTATCCGTTTTAGGCCTAGAGGAAGTGGAGATTTGGTTAAATGGATTGTTGcttcatttaaaaataataaataaaataaacttccTTCTCATTGGAAACTGATGAGATCTAAAGCTCCTATTGTTTATTGCTTTATGCTGGTTTGGTTCAGCTCTTCCATTCCAAGACATTGTTTTTCCATTTAGAGAGCATGACCAACTCCCTCTCCATTCAGGAGTTTCTTCATCGAAGAAATCTATCAATTCTTAAGAATTGTCTTTGTTGGAACACCCTTGAAAGTGTGG from Macadamia integrifolia cultivar HAES 741 chromosome 11, SCU_Mint_v3, whole genome shotgun sequence encodes the following:
- the LOC122092892 gene encoding uncharacterized protein LOC122092892, with the translated sequence MEDITPPTEGTSVTESSSSRNTKKKRGPSKSVKTMAIPHGQPVKLRANHLNQLIGDEAAQFSTYLGTLIRSQKMMPLNYEDWRYVPEHYKEQLWNHIQYKYEIPIQCQKHVRQQISGIWRAFKKELKKETIKKYGCLENSQPDDRVPADQWRDLVAIWTSAKKKAISEKNKDNRKLQVMNHSSGRMSYARVGEKLSKEHPTGKWPGRVKVFLTTHKKKGTNQPTDERSGIVMAKIKQKQSELPPELRDNSDEEDNIYREACGEEGHGRVRGIGLGHNWLKGKGSGKKR